A window from Microbacterium ginsengiterrae encodes these proteins:
- a CDS encoding 3-hydroxyacyl-CoA dehydrogenase NAD-binding domain-containing protein, which produces MTDYEKIDFSPILALADDEVVTRSTVRDVRLPSGKVLALITLDNGRDHTRPNTLGPATLVELGKTLDSVKARAAAGEIQAVGITGKQYILAAGADLSDISKVTSQDHARLIAQLGHKVIGSLSDLGVPSFAFVNGLALGGGLEIALNSTYRTVDASAAAVALPEVFLGLIPGWGGAYLLPNLIGIENALEVVISNPLKQNRMLKPKQAFELGIMDAIFPAANYLEDSLAWADRVLSGAVKVDRKNEPGKIERLTKWPIAIKMARGMLESKIGTVPRSPYLALDLLDKARSGTKADGFAREDEALAELVAGDQFAASMYAFDLVQKRAKRPVGAPDKALAKKVTKVGIIGAGLMASQFALLFVRKLQVPVLITDLDQARVDKGVAYIHEEIGKLEQKGRLDADTANKLRGLVTGTTDKSLYADCDFVIEAVFEEVGVKQSVFGEIEQIVAPDAILATNTSSLSVEEIGAKLSNPERLVGFHFFNPVAVMPLIEVVKTPSTDEQTLSTAFVVAKGLGKNAVLTADAPGFVVNRLLAKVMGEAARAVYEGTPIAEVEKAFAPLGLPMGPFQLIDLVGWKVAAHVQDTMVRHFPDRFYANENFHALAELDQVVEKDKGGRVTGWTKAAEKTLKGAVGSSPSSAATILTRVQDGLAQEIRLMLDEGVVPEVEDIDLCLILGAGWPFIDGGASPYLDREGASERVFGGTFHTPPIRGIAAR; this is translated from the coding sequence GTGACCGACTACGAAAAGATCGACTTCTCCCCCATCCTCGCTCTCGCCGACGACGAGGTCGTGACACGGTCGACCGTTCGCGACGTGCGTCTGCCCTCGGGCAAGGTGCTGGCGCTGATCACCCTGGACAACGGTCGGGACCACACCCGCCCCAATACCCTGGGACCGGCGACCCTGGTGGAGCTCGGCAAGACCCTCGACAGTGTGAAGGCTCGCGCCGCCGCCGGCGAGATCCAGGCGGTCGGCATCACCGGCAAGCAGTACATCCTCGCCGCCGGTGCCGACCTGTCCGACATCTCCAAGGTGACCTCGCAGGATCACGCGCGTCTGATCGCGCAGCTCGGGCACAAGGTGATCGGCTCGCTCTCCGACCTCGGCGTGCCCTCGTTCGCGTTCGTGAACGGGCTCGCCCTCGGCGGCGGGCTCGAGATCGCCCTGAACTCGACCTACCGCACGGTGGACGCGTCCGCTGCGGCTGTGGCGCTTCCCGAGGTGTTCCTCGGTCTCATTCCCGGCTGGGGCGGCGCGTACCTGCTGCCGAACCTCATCGGCATCGAGAACGCCCTCGAGGTCGTCATCTCGAACCCGCTCAAGCAGAATCGGATGCTCAAGCCCAAGCAGGCGTTCGAGCTCGGCATCATGGATGCGATCTTCCCCGCTGCGAACTATCTCGAGGACTCGCTCGCGTGGGCGGACCGTGTCCTGTCGGGCGCCGTCAAGGTCGACCGGAAGAACGAGCCGGGCAAGATCGAGCGCCTGACGAAGTGGCCGATCGCCATCAAGATGGCGCGCGGGATGCTGGAGTCGAAGATCGGCACGGTGCCCCGTTCGCCCTACCTGGCACTCGACCTGCTCGACAAGGCACGCAGCGGAACCAAGGCCGACGGGTTCGCCCGCGAGGACGAGGCTCTCGCGGAGCTCGTCGCCGGTGATCAGTTCGCGGCGTCCATGTACGCCTTCGACCTCGTCCAGAAGCGCGCGAAGCGCCCTGTGGGCGCACCGGACAAGGCTCTGGCCAAGAAGGTGACGAAGGTCGGGATCATCGGCGCCGGCCTCATGGCCAGCCAGTTCGCCCTGCTCTTCGTGCGCAAGCTCCAGGTCCCCGTCCTCATCACGGATCTCGACCAGGCGCGCGTCGACAAGGGCGTGGCGTACATCCACGAGGAGATCGGCAAGCTCGAGCAGAAGGGTCGGCTCGATGCCGACACGGCCAACAAACTGCGCGGCCTCGTCACCGGGACGACCGACAAGTCGCTCTACGCCGACTGCGACTTCGTGATCGAGGCCGTCTTCGAGGAGGTCGGGGTCAAGCAGTCCGTCTTCGGCGAGATCGAGCAGATCGTCGCACCCGACGCGATCCTGGCGACCAACACATCCTCGCTGTCGGTCGAGGAGATCGGCGCGAAGCTCTCCAACCCGGAGCGACTCGTCGGTTTCCACTTCTTCAACCCGGTCGCCGTCATGCCTCTCATCGAGGTGGTCAAGACGCCGTCCACCGACGAGCAGACCCTGTCCACGGCGTTCGTCGTGGCCAAGGGCCTCGGCAAGAACGCCGTGCTCACCGCAGACGCCCCCGGCTTCGTGGTCAACCGGCTGCTGGCCAAGGTCATGGGTGAGGCCGCGCGCGCCGTCTATGAGGGCACTCCGATCGCGGAGGTCGAGAAGGCGTTCGCCCCGCTCGGTCTGCCGATGGGGCCGTTCCAGCTCATCGACCTCGTCGGCTGGAAGGTCGCCGCGCATGTGCAGGACACGATGGTGCGGCACTTCCCCGACCGGTTCTACGCGAACGAGAACTTCCACGCGCTGGCGGAGCTCGACCAGGTCGTGGAGAAGGACAAGGGCGGCCGAGTGACCGGCTGGACCAAGGCCGCCGAGAAGACCCTCAAGGGGGCCGTCGGCTCGTCACCGTCCAGCGCTGCGACCATCCTCACCCGTGTGCAGGACGGTCTCGCGCAGGAGATCAGGCTCATGCTCGACGAGGGGGTCGTCCCCGAGGTCGAGGACATCGACCTCTGCCTCATCCTCGGTGCCGGGTGGCCGTTCATCGACGGCGGCGCGTCACCGTACCTCGACCGCGAGGGAGCATCCGAGCGCGTGTTCGGCGGGACGTTCCACACGCCGCCGATCCGCGGCATCGCTGCTCGCTGA
- the dxs gene encoding 1-deoxy-D-xylulose-5-phosphate synthase — MPILPGINGPRDLDQLSTAELNELADEIRRFLVENVSRTGGHLGPNLGVVELTIALHRAFESPDDPFVFDTGHQSYVHKLLTGRQDFSGLRVRGGLAGYPQRSESPHDVVESSHASSSLSWADGISRALAATGRDDRHVVAVVGDGALTGGMTWEALNNISDDNDRNLIIVVNDNGRSYAPTIGGMSRYLNRVRTAATYKQLHHRSDRLFRAFGPLGRALFRGVRGGTHGFLSRFTNNEALYSNLDIKYLGPVDGHDIRALIETFELAKSYGAPVIVHAITEKGRGYQPALDDKADQFHAVNRIDPATGEPLGSSSKGWTDVFSESLVRVGERDPRVIAITAAMLRPTGLAPFAERFPERVYDVGIAEQHAVTSAAGLAYGGLHPVVALYATFMGRAFDQVLMDVALHKAGVTFVLDRAGVTGPDGPSHHGMWDLAMLQIVPHIRIAAPRDGARVAEALDEAVAVDDAPTVIRFPKGAVSEDIEAVERMADGVDVLSRGETEDVLIVSVGPFAAMAKDVATRLRAQGIGATVIDPRWAIPVQPSVVELAARHRLVITMEDGIRVGGIGTRVRQVLREAGIDTAVDELGLPDEFIDHASRDQILADAGLTASKIAQDIVAQVLGTRIPVARQTGETEAVDIPLHERR, encoded by the coding sequence CGCTGACGAGATCCGGCGATTCCTCGTCGAGAACGTCTCGCGGACCGGGGGACACCTCGGCCCGAATCTCGGTGTCGTGGAACTCACGATCGCGCTGCACAGGGCGTTCGAATCGCCTGACGACCCGTTCGTGTTCGACACCGGGCACCAGTCGTACGTGCACAAGCTCCTCACGGGCAGGCAGGACTTCTCTGGGCTGCGCGTCCGCGGCGGCCTCGCCGGCTACCCCCAGCGCAGCGAGAGCCCGCACGACGTCGTTGAGTCCTCGCACGCCTCGAGCTCGCTGAGCTGGGCCGACGGCATCTCCCGCGCGCTGGCGGCCACGGGGCGCGACGACCGGCACGTGGTCGCGGTCGTCGGTGACGGTGCGCTCACCGGTGGGATGACCTGGGAAGCGCTCAACAACATCTCGGATGACAACGACCGGAACCTCATCATCGTCGTCAACGACAACGGTCGCTCCTACGCGCCGACGATCGGCGGGATGTCGCGGTATCTGAACCGCGTGCGCACCGCAGCGACGTACAAGCAGCTCCACCACCGGTCAGACCGCCTGTTCCGCGCCTTCGGCCCGCTCGGCCGCGCGCTGTTCCGCGGCGTGCGCGGCGGGACTCACGGCTTCCTCTCCCGGTTCACGAACAACGAGGCGCTGTATTCCAACCTCGACATCAAGTACCTCGGCCCCGTCGACGGGCACGACATCCGCGCCCTCATCGAGACCTTCGAGCTCGCGAAGTCGTATGGTGCTCCCGTCATCGTCCACGCGATCACGGAGAAGGGGCGCGGCTATCAGCCCGCTCTGGACGACAAGGCCGACCAGTTCCACGCCGTCAACCGCATCGACCCCGCCACCGGGGAGCCGCTCGGCTCGAGCAGCAAGGGATGGACCGACGTGTTCTCCGAGTCGCTCGTGCGCGTGGGCGAACGAGACCCCCGGGTGATCGCGATCACAGCGGCGATGCTGCGGCCGACAGGACTCGCGCCCTTCGCCGAACGCTTCCCCGAGCGCGTGTACGACGTCGGCATCGCCGAGCAGCATGCGGTGACCTCCGCGGCGGGCCTGGCCTACGGCGGTCTGCACCCCGTGGTCGCCCTCTACGCCACCTTCATGGGGCGGGCCTTCGACCAGGTGCTCATGGATGTCGCGCTGCACAAGGCCGGGGTGACCTTCGTCCTCGACCGCGCCGGTGTCACCGGCCCCGACGGGCCGAGTCACCACGGCATGTGGGATCTCGCGATGCTGCAGATCGTCCCGCACATCCGCATCGCGGCGCCGCGCGACGGCGCTCGGGTCGCTGAGGCGCTCGACGAGGCGGTCGCCGTGGATGACGCACCCACCGTGATCCGGTTCCCCAAGGGGGCTGTGAGCGAGGACATCGAGGCCGTCGAGCGCATGGCGGACGGTGTGGACGTGCTCTCCCGCGGCGAGACGGAGGATGTCCTGATCGTCAGCGTCGGCCCGTTCGCCGCCATGGCCAAGGATGTCGCCACGCGACTGCGTGCGCAGGGGATCGGGGCGACGGTGATCGACCCCCGCTGGGCGATCCCGGTGCAGCCGTCGGTCGTCGAGCTGGCGGCACGTCACCGTCTCGTCATCACGATGGAGGACGGCATCCGTGTCGGCGGCATCGGTACGCGTGTCCGTCAGGTGCTGCGCGAGGCGGGCATCGACACCGCCGTGGACGAGCTGGGCCTTCCCGACGAGTTCATCGACCACGCCTCGCGTGATCAGATCCTCGCCGACGCCGGCCTCACAGCATCGAAGATCGCGCAGGACATCGTCGCGCAGGTGCTGGGCACCCGCATCCCGGTCGCCCGGCAGACAGGGGAGACGGAGGCGGTCGACATCCCCCTCCACGAACGCCGCTGA
- a CDS encoding acetyl-CoA C-acyltransferase, which yields MAEISDVYFVDGMRTPFGRAGEKGMYWNTRADDLAVKATIGLMERNAAVPADRIDDVAIAATSQTGDQGLTLGRSVAILAGLPNTVPGLAVERMCAGAMTSVTTMAASIGIGMYDFALAGGVEHMGHHPIGANADPNPRFVAEKMVDPGALNMGVTAERIFDRFPHLTKERSDRFGMLSQHKVQAAYDAGKIQPDLVSVAIKDAEGAWGLATEDEGRRPQTTMADLAGLKTPFRPHGRVTAGTSSPLTDGATMSLLAGGRAVKEFGLTPKMKLVSFAFAGVQPEIMGIGPIPSTEKALKKAGLTIDDIGLFELNEAFAIQVISLLDHFGIADDDPRVNQWGGAIALGHPLAASGVRLMIQLAAQFAERPDVRYGLTAMCVGLGQGGSVIWENPFYDGKKRK from the coding sequence GTGGCCGAGATCTCGGACGTCTACTTCGTCGATGGAATGCGCACCCCGTTCGGGCGCGCCGGCGAAAAAGGCATGTACTGGAACACCCGCGCGGACGACCTCGCCGTCAAGGCGACCATCGGTCTGATGGAGCGCAATGCCGCCGTCCCCGCCGACCGCATCGACGACGTCGCCATCGCAGCGACGTCGCAGACCGGCGACCAGGGCCTCACGCTCGGCCGTTCGGTCGCCATCCTCGCCGGGCTCCCCAACACGGTTCCCGGCCTTGCCGTCGAGCGCATGTGCGCCGGCGCGATGACCAGCGTCACGACCATGGCCGCCTCGATCGGCATCGGGATGTACGACTTCGCCCTCGCCGGCGGCGTCGAGCACATGGGCCACCACCCGATCGGCGCCAACGCCGACCCGAACCCGCGCTTCGTCGCGGAGAAGATGGTCGACCCCGGCGCGCTGAACATGGGCGTCACCGCAGAACGCATCTTCGACCGTTTCCCGCACCTCACCAAGGAGCGCTCGGATCGGTTCGGGATGCTCAGCCAGCACAAGGTGCAGGCGGCGTACGACGCGGGCAAGATCCAGCCGGACCTCGTGTCCGTCGCGATCAAGGATGCCGAGGGCGCCTGGGGCCTCGCGACCGAGGATGAAGGCCGCCGCCCGCAGACCACGATGGCCGACCTCGCGGGTCTCAAGACCCCGTTCCGCCCGCACGGACGGGTCACGGCAGGCACCTCCTCCCCTCTCACCGACGGCGCGACGATGTCGCTTCTCGCCGGTGGCCGGGCGGTGAAGGAGTTCGGTCTCACGCCGAAGATGAAGCTCGTCTCGTTCGCCTTCGCCGGCGTCCAGCCCGAGATCATGGGCATCGGCCCGATCCCGTCGACCGAGAAGGCGCTGAAGAAGGCCGGACTCACGATCGATGACATCGGGCTGTTCGAGCTGAACGAGGCGTTCGCGATCCAGGTGATCTCGCTCCTCGACCACTTCGGCATCGCCGACGACGACCCCCGCGTGAACCAGTGGGGTGGCGCCATCGCCCTCGGACATCCGCTGGCCGCGTCCGGTGTGCGTCTGATGATCCAGCTCGCCGCGCAGTTCGCAGAGCGCCCGGACGTCCGCTACGGCCTGACCGCCATGTGCGTCGGTCTCGGCCAGGGCGGATCGGTCATCTGGGAGAACCCGTTCTACGACGGCAAGAAGCGGAAGTGA